The Zygosaccharomyces rouxii strain CBS732 chromosome G complete sequence genome contains a region encoding:
- the MBR1 gene encoding Mbr1p (no similarity) has protein sequence MSVTPSVGISFHELVLQEEYLMSLRPILMYASTKRPTSCRSQDIFERAVQDPFGWSSEDSPPSFSGFNGFSKSDSFNGFDRWCMGGNNGSDSSTSSTKDGNGVPKSSQSPPRSNSIPTHLFGLERYVSSGLDELSARDCAPLGKQRKKSFIEMSLASSFSRDE, from the coding sequence ATGTCTGTAACACCATCTGTGGGTATTAGTTTTCACGAGCTTGTATTGCAGGAGGAGTATTTAATGTCATTGCGTCCAATATTGATGTACGCAAGTACTAAACGACCAACAAGTTGCAGGTCACAGGATATATTTGAGAGAGCCGTTCAGGATCCGTTCGGATGGTCAAGTGAGGATTCACCGCCATCTTTTAGCGGATTCAACGGTTTCAGTAAAAGTGACAGTTTTAACGGATTTGATAGGTGGTGTATGGGCGGAAATAATGGTAGTGACAGTAGTACTAGTAGTACGAAAGATGGTAATGGAGTGCCGAAATCATCACAATCACCACCAAGGAGTAATAGTATACCAACACATTTGTTTGGTCTAGAGCGGTACGTTTCGAGTGGACTGGATGAGTTGAGTGCTAGGGATTGTGCGCCATTGGGGAAGCAACGTAAGAAGAGTTTTATCGAGATGTCGTTAGCTAGTTCCTTTTCAAGAGATGAATAA
- the BUD2 gene encoding GTPase-activating protein BUD2 (similar to uniprot|P33314 Saccharomyces cerevisiae YKL092C BUD2 GTPase activating factor for Rsr1p/Bud1p required for both axial and bipolar budding patterns mutants exhibit random budding in all cell types), translating to MSDSSVRSSFSRARFDLDKFLSTMQSLRGSFGGDVYWSYDLHSSNSWNKNRCQITDVGSLRCCKETDESDLIDHLQNCKVKFIEKHNGVFPTIQVSVGLKKIYLRVQDASTFEELVCALMWWSGLRKNGIFEKFTPQKPVLDGDDGATNLLVSQLYVFGPVLNKIVPVDNKLNKPDFLPNSEIEEGWFPAMGVLKSNGVLDLLLQQDGTLIYSLNIAVLLRSEIRIPDSSLGTENYLFLKAIPSLRKSLKLVRNQKFIHTSKHAHNSAILLKFPLKIDVEDWFVALKSFAIAENFSLIAADKSNHVRVSNSFSLSILEGRFKESEVDDELPSLYVELSMWGYKCGRTPVVDQSYSPFWREIFKFHESLLVNDLRLDIKKRSFDAKTPDKTIGYIELSQENINDPKLIKETRLPVMSAIRKNEEIGTLCIKIVSSLILVLPSSNFTRMEKLLQIVDPEELCGLVQDFSDGVDVKIDNISDIFLDIFQALNRENDWFGALLKRELSVVDSSIARNTIQNKTSSHIYSTLFRGNSVLTISMEKYFYRVGHEYLDKSIGDVLRDVIDKQVSCELDPARIEERDPALVQEIVARNKETLSHYVGQLWHRIYTTSNDLPMSIREQMRTFRKKLELICMEDDFNTTLNCVSGVLFLRFFCPVILNPKLFNWVSEHLDETSQRNLTLICKVLLNLSNITYFGNKEPFMILMNEFIESHKSELLDYIDKVTLKKIDFSPKKLKLAGCVARPNLTMNKEELKELPMNPYLIDKHLRETEIFTFLASITIRKEGNLHLLKNMKFGTDDVICDRPVMGQKLMIRGLEFEKITENNTEIFGSDLLKYLEGGETPTSDDNKPHENPNLNEDIIEQLKQESMLLYHKIGNLTQMLTDYEYPSEVVLNQPNYSEFLADNTYFTKDKKLIANLRGDLGDLKGLEKLFDFKTKKSALFDNIVTWGGIDCLDTTDGPPVYASTSESSSSLSRNITRLKSKRLPKIIPGSSKEKNRDKSPGKLKRLFKRST from the coding sequence ATGTCTGATTCCTCGGTGAGAAGTTCATTCTCACGAGCCAGATTTGATCTGGATAAATTCCTGTCTACAATGCAATCTCTCAGAGGTAGTTTTGGAGGCGATGTCTATTGGTCGTACGACCTACACTCTAGTAATAGTTGGAACAAGAATAGGTGCCAAATTACAGATGTTGGGTCACTGCGATGTTGTAAGGAAACTGATGAATCAGATTTAATAGACCACCTACAAAATTGTAAGGTTAAGTTCATTGAAAAGCATAATGGAGTTTTCCCCACGATTCAAGTTTCCGTAGGcttaaagaagatttatcTAAGGGTTCAAGATGCAagtacttttgaagaattggtttGTGCACTTATGTGGTGGAGTGGATTGaggaaaaatggtatatttgaaaaattcacaCCTCAGAAACCTGTATTAGATGGAGATGATGGTGCTACGAATTTACTAGTTTCCCAATTATATGTCTTTGGTCCCGTTTTAAACAAGATTGTCCCAGTTGATAACAAACTGAATAAACCTGATTTTTTACCCAATTCTGAAATAGAAGAAGGTTGGTTTCCTGCAATGGGGGTTTTAAAATCTAATGGTGTTCTAGATCTATTATTGCAGCAGGATGGTACTTTAATCTATTCGTTGAATATAGCTGTTTTACTGCGATCAGAAATTCGTATTCCTGATTCTTCACTGGGAACCGAAAACTACCTGTTCCTTAAGGCGATCCCTAGTTTGAGGAAGAGCTTAAAACTCGTTAggaatcaaaaatttattCATACTTCGAAACATGCTCATAATTCTGCAATACTTTTAAAATTCCCATTGAAGATCGATGTAGAAGATTGGTTCGTTGCATTAAAATCGTTTGCAATCGCAGAGAATTTCTCATTAATCGCTGCTGATAAGTCAAACCACGTACGtgtttccaattcattttctctttccatTCTAGAAGGTCGTTTTAAAGAATCagaagttgatgatgaattaccTTCATTATATGTTGAATTATCAATGTGGGGGTACAAATGCGGCCGCACACCTGTGGTGGATCAATCTTACTCACCATTTTGGagagaaattttcaaatttcatGAATCATTACTAGTTAACGACCTAAGGCTGGACATTAAGAAAAGATCGTTTGATGCTAAAACACCAGATAAAACTATTGGATACATAGAATTGTCCCAGGAAAATATTAACGATCCCAAATTGATTAAGGAAACTAGGTTGCCAGTGATGTCTGCCATcagaaaaaatgaagaaattggtacATTGTGCATAAAAATCGTATCAAGTTTAATTCTAGTACTTCCGTCTTCTAATTTTACCAGAATGGAAAAACTGTTACAAATCGTAGACCCTGAAGAACTTTGTGGTTTGGTTCAAGATTTTTCGGATGGGGTTGATGTTAAAATCGATAACATTTCAGATATTTTCCTAGATATATTTCAGGCCCTCAATAGAGAAAATGATTGGTTTGGTGCATTATTGAAAAGGGAATTATCTGTAGTAGACAGTTCTATTGCAAGAAACACAATTCAAAACAAAACTTCCTCTCACATCTACAGCACATTATTTAGAGGTAATTCCGTGTTAACAATATCCATGGAGAAATATTTCTACCGAGTAGGGCatgaatatttggataaatctaTTGGAGACGTCCTTAGAGATGTTATTGATAAACAGGTTAGTTGTGAATTGGATCCTGCAAGAATCGAAGAACGTGATCCTGCGTTGGTGCAAGAAATTGTAGCACGAAACAAGGAAACTTTAAGCCATTATGTTGGCCAGCTTTGGCATAGAATCTATACCACAAGTAATGACCTCCCGATGAGTATCAGGGAACAGATGCGAACTTTcaggaaaaaattggaattgatttgCATGGAGGACGACTTCAATACTACTTTAAATTGCGTATCCGGTGTACTTTTCCTAAGATTTTTCTGTCCAGTAATCCTAAATCCGAAATTATTTAATTGGGTATCAGAACATTTGGATGAAACTTCTCAGAGAAATCTAACGCTTATTTGCAAAGTGCTATTAAACCTTTCAAACATAACCTATTTTGGCAATAAAGAGCCATTTATGATTTTAATGAACGAATTCATAGAGTCCCATAAATCCGAACTTTTAGATTACATTGATAAAGTGACTCTCAAGAAAATAGATTTTTCTCcaaagaagttgaaattggCAGGATGTGTAGCAAGACCTAATTTGACGATGAACAAggaggaattgaaagaattgcCAATGAACCCATATCTTATCGACAAACATCTAAGAGAAACTGAGATCTTTACATTTTTAGCTAGCATAACGATCAGAAAGGAGGggaatcttcatctgctcAAGAACATGAAATTTGGGACTGACGATGTGATATGTGATAGACCAGTCATGGgccaaaaattgatgattaGAGGcttagaatttgaaaagattacaGAAAACAACACTGAGATTTTTGGCAGTGATCTACTTAAGTATTTGGAAGGAGGTGAAACTCCTACTTCGGATGATAATAAACCGCATGAGAATCCAAATTTGAATGAGGATATCATAGAGCAGTTGAAACAAGAATCGATGTTGTTGTACCATAAAATTGGTAATCTTACCCAGATGCTAACGGATTATGAATATCCCTCCGAAGTGGTGCTTAACCAACCTAATTATTCTGAGTTCTTAGCCGACAACACTTATTTCacaaaggataaaaaattgatcgCCAATTTACGGGGAGATTTGGGAGACTTGAAAGGTCTCGagaaattatttgattttaaaactAAAAAATCTGCCCTATTTGACAACATTGTTACATGGGGAGGTATTGACTGTTTGGATACTACCGATGGACCTCCAGTATATGCTTCCACTTCAGAGAGTTCTTCGTCTCTAAGTAGAAATATCACAAGATTGAAATCTAAAAGATTACCAAAGATAATACCCGGGAGTTCCAAGGAGAAGAATAGAGATAAAAGTCCAgggaaattgaaaagacttttcaaaaggtcTACTTGA
- the NAM7 gene encoding ATP-dependent RNA helicase NAM7 (similar to uniprot|P30771 Saccharomyces cerevisiae YMR080C NAM7 ATP-dependent RNA helicase of the SFI superfamily required for nonsense mediated mRNA decay and for efficient translation termination at nonsense codons): MSHNASSESDNGFDDIQDVDVDVLDAQDVPDVDVPEMQAQDAQDVLGTLDQQASSEHACAYCGIDSPSCVVKCNSCRRWFCNSKNGASTSHIVNHLVLAHHNVVSLHPESDLGDTVLECYNCGCKNVFLLGFVSARGEAVVVLLCRIPCAQAKNANWDTEQWQPLIENRQFLNWVAEEPNDEERLEARLITPTQISKLEAKWKSDKNATINDIDAPEEQEEIPSALLRYQDAYEYQRSYGPLIKLEADYDKTLKESQALEHISVTWSLGLNNRHLASFALSTFESNELKIAVGDEMILRYSGSLHPEWHGRGYIVRPPNSFQDEFTLELKPSKTPPPTHLGTGFTAEFIWKGTSYDRMQDALKKFALDKKSISGFLYYKILGHQVVDIAFDVPLPKEFSIPFFAPLNASQSHAVEHALQRPLSLIQGPPGTGKTVTSATIVYHLSKLHKDRILVCAPSNVAVDHLAAKLRMLGLKVVRLTARSREDVESSVSDLALHNLVSRSAKGELKKLLKLKEEVGELSVKDTKKFVKMVKIAESDILKKADVVCCTCVGAGDRRLGAKFKTVLIDESTQASEPECLIPIVKGAIQVILVGDHQQLGPVILERKAGDAGLKQSLFERLISLGHVPLRLEVQYRMNPHLSEFPSNMFYEGSLQNGVTIEQRTVPNSTFPWPIHEVPMMFWANYGREEISANGTSYLNRIEAMNCERIITRLFKDGVKPEQIGVITPYEGQRAYILQYMQMNGSLDTDLYVNVEVASVDAFQGREKDYIILSCVRANDQQSIGFLSDSRRMNVGLTRAKYGLVILGNPRALSTNVLWNNLLIHFREKGCLVEGSLNNLQLCTVQLTRVRQHKKGRQDKFPFNLGPEVGEFSSSNDFDTQSLMSFGGQADTFNDVYAATNELASYLNNEAWNAKEYRPSTDKKSTQQKEDVTAELNKQVESLNI, translated from the coding sequence ATGAGCCATAACGCTTCTAGCGAGTCCGATAACGGCTTTGACGACATTCAGGACGTAGATGTGGATGTTTTAGACGCTCAAGACGTCCCTGATGTCGATGTACCAGAAATGCAAGCGCAGGATGCGCAAGATGTTCTAGGTACGTTAGATCAACAGGCTTCAAGCGAACACGCTTGTGCTTATTGCGGTATCGATTCTCCTTCGTGTGTGGTGAAGTGTAACTCCTGCCGTCGTTGgttttgtaattctaaGAACGGAGCTTCCACTTCACACATTGTTAATCATTTGGTACTTGCACATCACAACGTGGTTTCATTGCATCCAGAATCTGATTTGGGAGATACAGTTTTAGAGTGTTACAATTGTGGTTGTAAAAATGTTTTCCTACTGGGTTTTGTCTCTGCAAGAGGTGAAGCTGTTGTAGTTTTACTATGCCGTATTCCCTGTGCACAGGCAAAGAACGCCAACTGGGATACTGAACAATGGCAACCATTAATTGAAAATCGTCAGTTTTTGAACTGGGTTGCGGAAGAACCTAATGATGAGGAAAGATTGGAGGCAAGACTTATTACGCCAACACAAATTTCTAAGTTAGAGGCCAAATGGAAATCTGATAAAAATGCTACTATTAATGATATAGATGCTCCagaggaacaagaagaaattccCTCTGCTCTTCTGCGTTACCAAGATGCTTATGAATATCAAAGGTCTTATGGTCCGTTGATCAAATTGGAAGCTGATTACgataaaactttgaaagaatctCAAGCTTTAGAACACATTTCTGTCACATGGTCCTTAGGTTTGAACAACCGTCATTTGGCATCGTTTGCGCTTTCAACATTCGAATCAAACGAACTTAAGATTGCAGTAGGTGATGAGATGATTCTTCGTTATTCCGGATCTCTACATCCAGAATGGCACGGAAGAGGTTATATTGTACGCCCTCCAAATAGTTTCCAAGACGAATTCACCTTAGAGTTGAAACCCAGCAAAACGCCACCGCCAACTCATTTGGGTACTGGATTTACAGCTGAATTCATATGGAAGGGTACGTCTTATGATAGAATGCAAGatgctttgaaaaaatttgcGTTAGATAAAAAATCCATCTCCGGATTTCTTTACTACAAAATTTTAGGACATCAAGTGGTCGATATAGCCTTTGATGTCCCATTGCCTAAAGAATTCTCTATTCCCTTTTTCGCACCACTAAATGCTTCCCAATCTCATGCTGTGGAACATGCTTTACAAAGACCACTCTCATTGATTCAAGGTCCACCTGGTACAGGTAAGACCGTGACATCTGCTACCATTGTTTACCACTTATCAAAGCTTCACAAGGATCGTATCTTAGTGTGTGCACCATCTAACGTTGCTGTAGACCATTTAGCTGCAAAACTGCGTATGTTAGGTCTGAAAGTTGTACGTTTAACCGCTAGGAGTAGAGAGGATGTGGAAAGTTCCGTATCAGATTTAGCATTGCACAATCTAGTGTCAAGATCAGCTAAGGGTgagttgaagaaattattgaaattaaaagaagaagttggtgAACTCTCTGTTAAGGACACCAAAAAATTTgtgaagatggtgaaaattGCAGAATCTGACATTTTAAAGAAAGCTGACGTTGTCTGTTGTACATgtgttggtgctggtgaTAGACGTCTAGGTGCTAAATTTAAAACCGTTCTAATCGATGAAAGTACTCAAGCATCTGAACCTGAATGTCTAATACCTATAGTAAAGGGGGCCATCCAAGTAATCCTTGTTGGTGATCACCAGCAATTGGGACCAGTTATCTTAGAACGTAAGGCAGGTGATGCTGGTTTGAAACAATCGCTTTTTGAAAGGTTGATCTCCTTAGGCCACGTTCCTCTACGTTTAGAAGTTCAATATCGTATGAACCCCCACTTGAGTGAATTTCCTAGCAATATGTTTTACGAAGGTAGTCTCCAAAATGGTGTAACTATAGAACAACGTACTGTTCCTAATAGTACTTTCCCATGGCCTATTCATGAGGTTCCTATGATGTTTTGGGCTAATTACGGTAGAGAAGAGATTTCTGCCAATGGTACATCTTACTTGAACCGTATTGAAGCTATGAACTGTGAACGTATCATAACACGACTGTTCAAAGATGGGGTGAAACCAGAACAGATTGGTGTTATTACACCTTATGAAGGTCAAAGAGCTTACATTTTGCAGTACATGCAAATGAATGGGTCTTTAGACACAGACCTTTATGTCAACGTAGAGGTTGCTTCTGTGGATGCTTTTCAGGGTCGTGAAAAAGACTACATTATTTTGTCCTGTGTACGTGCTAATGACCAGCAGTCAATCGGGTTCTTAAGCGATTCTCGTCGTATGAATGTTGGTTTGACTCGTGCTAAATATGGGTTAGTGATCCTCGGTAACCCAAGAGCGTTGTCTACAAACGTTTTATGGAATAATCTGCTGATCCATTTCAGAGAAAAAGGTTGTCTAGTGGAAGGTTCTTTGAACAATTTACAACTCTGTACTGTGCAACTAACCAGAGTTCGTCAACATAAGAAAGGACGCCAGGACAAATTCCCATTTAATTTGGGCCCGGaagttggtgaattttcttcatccaacGATTTCGATACCCAGAGCTTAATGTCGTTTGGTGGCCAAGCAGATACTTTCAATGATGTATACGCGGCTACTAACGAACTTGCATCATATTTGAATAACGAAGCGTGGAATGCTAAAGAGTACAGGCCCTCGACTGACAAAAAATCAACTCAACAGAAAGAAGACGTGACTGCAGAACTGAACAAGCAAGTCGAATCATTAAATATATAG
- the VPS20 gene encoding ESCRT-III subunit protein VPS20 (similar to uniprot|Q04272 Saccharomyces cerevisiae YMR077C VPS20 vaculolar protein sorting (putative)): MGQRPSRVKITKNDRAILQLKRSKDEIHKFAKRTDNLIASERVRLKTMIQEDPKHYKENPKIRFLLKRIHYQNHLLEQAGDQLINLENLVSTLEFKLVELQFVKGLEHGNEILSKLNKEFKGADQLMDNVQSQTSYQNEINDVLARSVVGVDDFEEELDKELDQLEEQFILKKEPQKEPEIQMPSTEGLPDLKSEEQDSAEHASEEIIGERALA; the protein is encoded by the coding sequence ATGGGACAAAGGCCCAGCAGAGTTAAAATTACTAAAAATGATAGGGCAATACTACAGTTAAAGAGATCGAAGGATGAAATTCATAAATTCGCCAAGAGAACAGATAATCTCATAGCAAGTGAAAGAGTTAGGCTGAAAACGATGATTCAAGAAGATCCTAAACATTATAAAGAAAACCCCAAGATACGGTTTCTGCTGAAGAGGATTCATTATCAAAACCATCTTTTAGAACAAGCAGGAGATCAGTTAATCAATTTGGAGAATTTAGTATCCACGCTTGAATTTAAATTAGTTGAATTGCAATTTGTTAAGGGTTTAGAACATGGTAATGagattctttcaaagctcAACAAGGAATTTAAAGGTGCAGATCAGTTAATGGACAACGTACAATCTCAAACAAGTTATCAGAATGAGATTAACGACGTGCTGGCACGCAGCGTAGTTggtgttgatgattttgaggaagaattggataaagaattggatcaattggagGAACAGTTTATTCTCAAGAAGGAACCACAGAAAGAACCAGAGATTCAAATGCCCTCTACAGAAGGATTACCAGATTTGAAATCCGAAGAACAAGATTCTGCAGAACACGCctctgaagaaattatcgGAGAAAGAGCTTTAGCTTAG
- the CTF18 gene encoding Ctf18p (similar to uniprot|P49956 Saccharomyces cerevisiae YMR078C CTF18 Subunit of a complex with Ctf8p that shares some subunits with Replication Factor C and is required for sister chromatid cohesion may have overlapping functions with Rad24p in the DNA damage replication checkpoint): MDSTVPNCTSIGESFLFGGSGGEKESVKEVGKNDSNNGDREFVSGSGKVVRLRKRVNSSVENYGGSLWREDETYGININALLDKIESESASNGHHQDEKASNLHDNELWVEKWRPRRFIDLVGNEKTNRRVLRWLRQWSPAVFQESLPQPLYENEFDPLQRPAKRILLLHGPPGIGKTSVAHVIAKQAGYTVAEINASDERGGWQVRDKILNTLFNHTFNQSPVCLVADEIDGTLESGFIKVLIDVVNSDARATRKMGVPKKGKKNRDKLLLRPIIAVCNNLYAPALEKLKPLCEIVPFKRPSDFSLNERLDTICRVEGVKIHSKSLKDLIDLSQGDVRNCVNNLQFWATGTSSQASSSSMDTDPMGKDFSSSWYGLVNSIFQRDPHRESRDQLSSLSQQIELNGNYDRIVQGCHSIFPRVKYSDNGVIKPSRIADWLYFHDLMNKSLYQHNGELMRYCAAVPLQFAHMFGDIANKEDIQVKNSQYEFNELRKFTMDITNCIAHQTLKRSPAVQTFTSRQSLIFETLPYLDSMISADVSKCKNLKVKQAIYDNLAELLNFYQLNVVARNHDSLEGKKILSIDPPLDQIVLLDNKRKQEVLSKRPGSLNFLLAKFEENKARKRHVDQTMEKREREDEVRVKRSKTAMASGNTVDFFKTQYGINEPNKLDTEVPISKHQEDEIRTWVRYKEGFSDAVRKNVAWSSLWS, encoded by the coding sequence ATGGATTCTACGGTACCGAATTGTACTTCCATAGGTGAGAGCTTCTTATTTGGTGGATCCGGTGGTGAAAAAGAGTCGGTAAAAGAGGTCGGAAAGAATGATTCCAATAATGGTGATCGTGAATTCGTTAGTGGGTCTGGTAAAGTGGTAAGACTTCGAAAGCGTGTCAATTCATCCGTTGAAAACTATGGAGGGTCTCTTTGGCGTGAAGATGAGACATATGGTATTAATATCAATGCATTACTCGACAAAATTGAATCTGAGAGTGCTTCTAACGGTCACCATCAGGATGAAAAGGCTTCTAACCTTCATGATAACGAATTATGGGTTGAGAAATGGCGTCCCAGAAGGTTTATTGATCTTGTCGGGAATGAGAAGACTAATAGAAGGGTTTTACGTTGGTTAAGACAGTGGTCACCGGCGGTATTCCAAGAATCTTTGCCTCAACCGTTgtatgaaaatgaatttgacCCTCTGCAGAGACCTGCGAAGAGAATTCTTCTCTTGCATGGTCCTCCAGGGATTGGTAAGACTTCAGTGGCTCATGTTATTGCCAAACAAGCAGGTTATACTGTAGCAGAAATCAATGCAAGTGATGAAAGAGGTGGTTGGCAAGTCAGGGATAAGATTTTAAATACATTGTTTAACCATACTTTTAATCAGAGCCCCGTGTGCCTGGTTgcagatgaaattgatgggACGCTAGAGAGTGGATTTATTAAAGTGCTCATCGATGTTGTTAATTCAGACGCGAGGGCCACTAGAAAGATGGGCGTTCCTAAGAAGGGTAAAAAGAATAGAGATAAATTGTTACTGAGACCAATAATAGCTGTCTGTAACAATTTATATGCCCCAgctttggaaaaattgaaaccacTTTGTGAAATTGTTCCATTTAAGAGACCttcagatttttcactAAATGAAAGGTTAGATACCATTTGTAGAGTAGAAGGTGTCAAGATACATTCCAAGAGCTTAAAGGACTTAATAGATCTTTCCCAAGGTGATGTAAGAAATTGTGTTAACAATTTGCAATTTTGGGCAACAGGAACATCATCTCAggcatcatcatcatcaatggATACTGATCCTATGGGGAAGGACTTCTCGTCTTCATGGTATGGTTTAGTTaattccatttttcaaagagaCCCCCATAGAGAATCCAGGGATCAGCTATCGTCACTATCCCAACAAATTGAGCTAAATGGTAATTACGATAGAATTGTGCAAGGTTGTCATTCCATTTTCCCTCGAGTGAAATATTCGGATAATGGTGTTATAAAACCATCTCGAATAGCAGATTGGCTGTATTTCCATGATCTAATGAATAAATCTCTTTATCAACACAATGGTGAATTAATGCGTTACTGTGCCGCTGTGCCATTACAATTCGCTCACATGTTTGGAGATATCGCAAACAAAGAGGATATTCAAGTGAAGAATTCTCAATATGAGTTTAACGAATTAAGAAAATTCACCATGGATATTACCAATTGCATAGCACATCAAACGCTGAAAAGATCACCAGCGGTACAGACTTTCACTTCGCGCCAATCACTAATATTTGAGACTTTGCCCTATTTGGATAGCATGATTTCCGCAGACGTATCCAAATGTAAAAACCTAAAGGTTAAACAAGCAATATATGACAATTTAGCtgaattgttgaatttttatcagcTAAACGTTGTGGCAAGAAATCACGATTCGTTAGAAGGTAAAAAGATTCTAAGCATAGATCCAccattggatcaaattgtCCTTCTTGAcaataaaagaaaacaagaaGTACTTTCTAAAAGACCAGGCTCGTTGAATTTCTTACTGgcaaaatttgaagagaatAAAGCTAGGAAAAGACATGTTGATCAAACTATGGAGAAAAGAGAGagagaagatgaagttcGAGTGAAAAGGTCCAAGACTGCTATGGCATCAGGAAATACTgtggattttttcaaaactcAGTACGGAATCAATGAGCCTAATAAATTAGACACTGAAGTGCCTATTTCTAAACATCAAGAGGATGAAATTCGTACCTGGGTAAGGTACAAGGAAGGTTTTTCAGATGCTGTTAGGAAAAATGTAGCATGGAGCAGCCTATGGTCATGA
- a CDS encoding phosphatidylinositol/phosphatidylcholine transfer protein SEC14 (highly similar to uniprot|P24280 Saccharomyces cerevisiae YMR079W SEC14 Phosphatidylinositol/phosphatidylcholine transfer protein involved in coordinate regulation of PtdIns and PtdCho metabolism products of which are regulators in Golgi to plasma membrane transport functionally homologous to mammalian PITPs): MVTAAEKEIFESYPQSCRPEAGSGTPGNLDDAQKKALAELRSILESAGYTERTDDSTLLRFLRARKFDVKLAKEMYVNCENWRKENGVDTILKDFRYDEKPLVAKYYPQYYHKTDVDGRPVYFEELGSVNLTEMYKITTQERMIKNLIWEYESFCKYRLPACSRYSGYLQETSCTIMDLKGISISSAYQVLSYVKEASNIGQNYYPERMGKFYLINAPFGFSTAFKLFKPFLDPVTVSKIFILSSSYQKDLLKQIPAENLPEKFGGKSKVSESEGGLYLSDVGPWRDPKYIGPEGEGPKMFSMN; this comes from the exons ATGGTTACG GCAgcagagaaagaaatttttgaaagttaTCCACAATCTTGCAGACCAGAAGCTGGATCTGGTACTCCAGGTAATTTAGATGATGCTCAAAAGAAGGCCCTTGCAGAATTGAGATCAATCTTAGAGAGTGCAGGATACACCGAAAGAACTGATGATTCCACACTATTGAGATTCTTGAGAGCCAGAAAGTTTGATGTGAAACTTGCCAAGGAAATGTACGTCAACTGTGAAAACTGgaggaaagaaaatggTGTTGATACTATCTTGAAAGATTTCAGGTACGACGAAAAGCCATTAGTCGCTAAATATTATCCTCAATATTACCACAAGACTGATGTTGATGGTCGTCCAGTctattttgaagaattgggtTCTGTCAATTTGACTGAAATGTACAAGATTACGACACAAGAACGtatgataaagaatttgatctGGGAATACGAATCCTTCTGCAAATATAGATTGCCTGCATGCTCTAGATACAGCGGATATTTGCAAGAGACTTCTTGTACCATTATGGACTTGAAGGGTATTTCCATTTCAAGTGCTTACCAAGTTTTATCCTATGTGAAGGAAGCTTCTAACATTGGCCAAAACTACTATCCTGAAAGAATGGGTAAATTCTATTTAATTAACGCACCATTCGGTTTCTCAACAGCTTTCAAACTGTTCAAACCATTTTTGGATCCAGTTACtgtttcaaagatttttatcTTAAGTTCATCTTACCAAAAGGATCTGTTGAAACAAATTCCTGCCGAAAATCTACCTGAAAAATTCGGTGGTAAATCCAAGGTGTCTGAATCTGAAGGTGGTCTATACTTGTCCGATGTCGGTCCATGGAGAGATCCAAAATACATCGGTCCCGAAGGTGAAGGCCCTAAGATGTTTTCCATGAATTGA